A window of Tautonia plasticadhaerens contains these coding sequences:
- a CDS encoding aldo/keto reductase codes for MRYRLLGNSGLRVSELCLGTMTFGEDWGWGSSKDESRRILDAFFEAGGNFIDTANVYTNGTSEALLGEFLQGRRDQAVLATKYTNAMPGTDPNAGGNGRKTMMRSVEASLKRLKTDYIDLYWLHIWDRITPLEEVMRAFDDLVRQGKILHAGVSDMAAWAAARANTLAELRGWSPFVGLQVEYSLVERTVERELLPMAESLGLGVTAWSPLASGVLTGKYAGGKAEADARLRNDMMKDFAPAGDRIEAIVAEVRAMAEEVGRSPAQVALAWLRQRPTPVIPIVGARRLEQFRDNLACLGLRLDEGQVGRLDAASRVELGFPHDFYARDMVKALVSGGMGDRIDA; via the coding sequence ATGCGCTATCGGCTGCTCGGAAACTCGGGCCTGCGGGTCTCGGAGCTGTGCCTCGGGACGATGACCTTCGGCGAGGACTGGGGCTGGGGCTCCTCGAAGGACGAGAGTCGCCGCATCCTCGACGCCTTCTTCGAGGCCGGCGGCAACTTCATCGACACGGCCAACGTCTACACCAACGGCACCAGCGAGGCGCTGCTCGGCGAATTCCTCCAGGGCCGTCGGGACCAGGCCGTGCTGGCGACCAAGTACACCAACGCCATGCCCGGCACCGACCCCAACGCCGGCGGCAACGGGCGCAAGACCATGATGCGGTCGGTCGAGGCGAGCCTGAAGCGGCTGAAGACCGACTACATCGACCTGTACTGGCTCCACATCTGGGACCGGATCACGCCCCTGGAGGAGGTGATGCGGGCCTTCGACGACCTCGTGCGGCAGGGCAAGATCCTCCACGCCGGGGTCTCCGACATGGCGGCCTGGGCGGCGGCACGGGCCAACACGCTGGCCGAGCTGCGGGGCTGGTCGCCGTTCGTCGGCTTGCAGGTCGAGTACAGCCTGGTCGAGCGGACGGTGGAGCGGGAGCTGCTGCCGATGGCCGAGTCCCTGGGCCTGGGCGTGACGGCCTGGTCCCCCCTGGCCAGCGGCGTGCTGACCGGCAAGTACGCCGGGGGAAAGGCGGAGGCCGACGCCCGGCTCCGCAACGACATGATGAAGGACTTCGCCCCGGCCGGCGACCGCATCGAGGCGATCGTCGCCGAGGTCCGGGCGATGGCCGAGGAGGTCGGCCGGTCGCCGGCGCAGGTGGCCCTGGCCTGGCTGCGGCAGCGGCCGACCCCGGTCATCCCCATCGTCGGGGCCAGGCGTTTGGAGCAATTCCGGGACAACCTGGCCTGCCTCGGCCTTCGGCTCGACGAGGGGCAGGTCGGTCGGCTCGATGCGGCGAGCCGGGTGGAGCTGGGCTTCCCGCACGACTTCTACGCCAGGGACATGGTGAAGGCCCTGGTCTCCGGCGGGATGGGAGACCGCATCGACGCCTGA
- a CDS encoding PAS domain S-box protein has product MRAVCEGLGWDLGAIWGVDRDGERLRCVELWHTPSLRAEEFVEVSREITFSPGVGLPGRVWSGGRPAWIADVGPDPNFPRAPAAVAGGLHGAFGFPIRLGSEILGVIEFFSREMREPDDDLLEMMASIGGQVGQFIERRWAEEALRESEGRFARFMQHLPGLAWIKDAEGRYVYANEAAERAFRAPRSDLYGRTDEEVFPPETAAQFRGHDRRALGSGEGVQVVETLEHEDGVLHHSLVSKFSMPGPAGEAALVGGIAIDVTERLRAEEALRRSEERLRLIVESATDYAIFTLDPDGRVASWNSGARNLLGYEEREIVGKDGSLLFIPEDIERGVPEQEIRKALDQGRAENERWHVRKDGTRFWASGLLMPMRDGGEVVGLLKIMRDTTEQKRTEQELAVSRERLDLVVNSSEVGLWYCDLPFDRLIWNAKCKEHFGLPPDAEVTIDTFYERLHPDDREPTRRAIGRSIEGRSEYDAEFRTVDPQGRVRWVRAIGQPFYDVEGTPLRFDGITVDVTGRIRQEEALREADRRKDEFLATLAHELRNPLAPIRTALHLMARPDGSGGGHEPERAMAERQVVHLARLIDDLMDVARISKGKLDLHTEVVDLHTVVRQAVETARTHIDDRRHRLTVSIPEGPILLEADPTRLEQVFWNLLNNAAKYTEPGGQIDLTAETVDGQVVVRVRDTGIGIDPEMLPRLFQMFVQVGEHRQHAQGGLGIGLGLVRTLVELHGGTIEAHSEGPGTGSEFVVRLPMLLATSPVPTRPGGDRRRDTEADVPRRRILIVDDNADAANVLAKLLGRLHGQDVRVAHDGPAGLEAAEAFRPEVALLDIGLPGMSGHEVARTLRGQPGGEQMTLIALTGWGQEADRQRSKEAGFDLHLVKPVDPDDLIELLRTIAPRTTPTDG; this is encoded by the coding sequence CTGCGGGCCGTCTGCGAGGGGCTCGGATGGGATCTGGGGGCGATCTGGGGGGTGGATCGGGATGGCGAGCGGCTGCGTTGCGTCGAGCTCTGGCATACGCCATCGCTCCGGGCCGAGGAGTTCGTGGAAGTCAGCCGGGAGATCACCTTCTCGCCGGGGGTGGGCCTGCCCGGTCGGGTCTGGAGCGGGGGCCGACCCGCATGGATCGCCGATGTCGGCCCCGACCCGAACTTCCCCCGTGCGCCGGCCGCCGTCGCCGGGGGCCTGCACGGGGCCTTCGGCTTCCCGATCCGGCTCGGGTCCGAGATCCTCGGGGTCATCGAGTTCTTCAGCCGGGAGATGCGGGAGCCGGACGACGACCTGCTGGAGATGATGGCGAGCATCGGCGGCCAGGTCGGGCAGTTCATCGAGCGGCGATGGGCCGAGGAGGCGTTGCGAGAAAGCGAGGGGCGGTTCGCCCGGTTCATGCAGCACCTCCCCGGCCTGGCCTGGATCAAGGACGCCGAGGGCCGCTACGTCTACGCCAACGAGGCCGCCGAGCGGGCCTTCCGCGCCCCTCGGTCGGACCTCTACGGCCGGACCGACGAGGAGGTCTTCCCGCCCGAGACCGCCGCCCAGTTCCGGGGGCACGACCGGCGGGCGCTGGGGTCCGGCGAGGGCGTGCAGGTGGTCGAGACGCTGGAGCACGAGGACGGGGTGCTGCATCACTCGCTGGTCAGCAAGTTCTCGATGCCCGGCCCGGCGGGCGAGGCGGCGCTGGTCGGCGGGATCGCCATCGACGTCACCGAGCGGCTGCGGGCCGAGGAGGCGCTGCGCCGGAGCGAGGAGCGGCTACGGCTGATCGTCGAGAGCGCCACCGACTACGCCATCTTCACCCTCGACCCGGATGGCAGGGTCGCCAGCTGGAACTCGGGGGCGAGGAACCTGCTCGGCTACGAGGAGCGGGAGATCGTCGGCAAGGATGGCTCGCTCCTGTTCATCCCGGAGGACATCGAGCGGGGCGTCCCCGAGCAGGAGATCCGCAAGGCGCTCGACCAGGGCCGGGCCGAGAACGAGCGCTGGCACGTCCGCAAGGACGGCACCCGCTTCTGGGCCAGCGGCCTGCTGATGCCGATGCGGGACGGCGGCGAGGTCGTCGGCCTGCTGAAGATCATGCGGGACACGACCGAGCAGAAGCGGACCGAGCAGGAGCTGGCGGTCAGCCGGGAGCGGCTGGACCTGGTGGTCAACTCCAGCGAGGTCGGCCTGTGGTACTGCGACCTGCCGTTCGATCGGCTGATCTGGAATGCCAAGTGCAAGGAGCACTTCGGCCTGCCGCCGGATGCCGAGGTGACGATCGACACGTTCTACGAGCGGCTCCACCCGGACGACCGGGAGCCCACCCGGCGGGCGATCGGGCGGTCGATCGAGGGCCGCAGCGAGTACGACGCCGAGTTCCGCACGGTCGATCCGCAGGGGCGGGTGCGGTGGGTCCGGGCCATCGGCCAGCCGTTCTACGACGTGGAGGGGACGCCGCTGCGGTTCGACGGCATCACGGTGGACGTGACAGGGCGTATCCGGCAGGAGGAGGCGCTGCGGGAGGCCGACCGGCGCAAGGACGAGTTCCTGGCGACGTTGGCCCACGAGCTGCGCAACCCCCTGGCCCCGATCCGCACGGCCCTGCACCTGATGGCCCGCCCCGACGGGTCCGGGGGCGGCCACGAGCCGGAGCGGGCGATGGCCGAGCGGCAGGTGGTCCACCTGGCGAGGCTGATCGACGACCTGATGGACGTGGCCCGCATCAGCAAGGGGAAGCTGGATCTGCACACGGAGGTCGTGGACCTGCACACGGTCGTGCGGCAGGCGGTCGAGACGGCACGCACCCACATCGACGACCGCCGCCACCGGCTGACGGTCTCAATCCCCGAGGGGCCGATCCTGCTGGAGGCCGACCCGACGAGGCTGGAGCAGGTCTTCTGGAACCTGCTGAACAACGCCGCCAAGTACACCGAACCCGGCGGGCAGATCGACCTGACGGCGGAGACCGTGGACGGCCAGGTCGTCGTGCGGGTGCGGGACACGGGCATCGGCATCGACCCCGAGATGCTGCCCCGGCTGTTCCAGATGTTCGTCCAGGTCGGCGAGCACAGGCAGCATGCCCAGGGCGGGCTGGGGATCGGCCTGGGCCTGGTGCGGACGCTGGTCGAGCTGCACGGCGGCACGATCGAGGCGCACAGCGAGGGGCCGGGCACCGGCAGCGAGTTCGTCGTCCGGCTGCCCATGCTCCTGGCCACGTCGCCCGTGCCGACCCGGCCGGGGGGCGATCGGCGTCGGGACACCGAGGCGGACGTGCCCCGACGCCGCATCCTGATCGTGGACGACAACGCCGATGCGGCCAACGTCCTGGCCAAGCTGCTGGGCAGGCTCCACGGCCAGGACGTGCGGGTGGCTCACGACGGCCCGGCGGGGCTGGAGGCGGCCGAGGCGTTCCGGCCCGAGGTCGCCCTGCTGGACATCGGGCTGCCGGGGATGAGCGGTCACGAGGTGGCCCGGACGCTCCGAGGGCAACCCGGTGGTGAACAGATGACGCTCATCGCCCTGACCGGCTGGGGCCAGGAGGCAGATCGCCAGCGGTCGAAGGAGGCGGGGTTCGACCTCCACCTCGTCAAGCCGGTGGACCCGGACGACCTGATCGAGCTGCTCCGCACGATCGCCCCCCGGACCACCCCGACCGACGGATGA
- a CDS encoding DUF1572 family protein — protein MIEDGGSTGDRAAVAEDFVAEARMSLELAVSLIRHGVGQLGDEQVWWRPREGMNSVGNLLLHLAGNLRQRFGSVIGSDPDDRDRLGEFTERGPIPKDELLRRFEEAAGRADVILAGLTSERLAETCRYQLLAGTAEKSVLGVVLQTLTHLYGHAQEILHLTRLQLGEGYVFRQPAGVPPELRGGA, from the coding sequence ATGATCGAGGATGGGGGATCGACCGGCGATCGGGCCGCCGTGGCGGAGGACTTCGTGGCCGAGGCCCGAATGAGCCTGGAGCTGGCTGTCTCCCTGATCCGGCACGGCGTCGGCCAGCTCGGCGACGAGCAGGTCTGGTGGCGGCCGAGGGAGGGGATGAACTCCGTCGGCAACCTGCTGCTGCACCTGGCCGGCAACCTCCGCCAGCGGTTCGGCTCGGTCATCGGCAGCGATCCCGACGACCGGGACCGCCTCGGCGAGTTCACCGAGCGGGGGCCGATCCCGAAGGATGAACTGCTCCGCCGCTTCGAGGAGGCCGCCGGTCGTGCCGACGTGATCCTGGCCGGTCTCACGTCGGAGCGGCTCGCCGAGACCTGCCGCTATCAGCTCCTCGCCGGGACGGCCGAGAAGTCGGTGCTCGGCGTCGTCCTCCAGACCTTGACTCACCTGTACGGCCATGCCCAGGAGATCCTGCACCTGACCCGGTTGCAGCTCGGCGAGGGCTACGTCTTCCGGCAGCCGGCGGGCGTGCCGCCCGAGCTGAGGGGCGGGGCCTAA
- a CDS encoding MarR family winged helix-turn-helix transcriptional regulator, protein MANLWRLIQAVVDDSEPELEALGLSAKAFFLLEAVGEHPFPAVLARRMHLPPPTVTYLVKQLEERGFLVRQPEPGDLRKFRLVQTEAGREALRRGQEALSLALGKRLGRLRRGEVGAFDRMVGRLAGNGEAPEA, encoded by the coding sequence ATGGCGAACCTCTGGCGGCTGATCCAGGCCGTCGTGGACGACTCGGAGCCGGAGCTGGAGGCGTTGGGCCTGTCGGCCAAGGCGTTCTTCCTGCTGGAGGCGGTCGGGGAGCACCCCTTCCCGGCCGTGCTCGCCCGCCGGATGCACCTGCCGCCGCCGACGGTGACCTACCTCGTCAAGCAGCTGGAGGAGCGGGGCTTCCTCGTGCGCCAACCCGAGCCGGGCGACCTGCGGAAGTTCCGCCTGGTCCAGACGGAGGCGGGGCGAGAGGCCCTGCGGCGGGGCCAGGAGGCGCTGAGCCTTGCCCTGGGCAAGCGCCTGGGGCGGCTGAGGCGGGGGGAGGTCGGCGCCTTCGACCGGATGGTCGGGCGGCTCGCCGGCAACGGCGAGGCCCCCGAAGCCTGA
- a CDS encoding SDR family NAD(P)-dependent oxidoreductase, translated as MGLEGKVAVVTGASRGIGRAIALRLARDGALVCVNYRSNAEAAQAVVGEVEAAGGEAFALPADVGSVEQVGRFFEALDAELDARRGDRRFDILVNNAGIAEIIPVSTTTEKAFDRVFATNVKGPFFVTQQALPRLRDGGRVINVSSNLSRNPMPMAMAYCMTKAAIDNFTVGLAIELGRRGITVNTLAPGLTATDLNAPMRDDPKLVEIYSAMTALGRIGEAGDIARAAAFLASDDSAWVTGQYLEASGGLGLVAPGHG; from the coding sequence ATGGGACTCGAAGGGAAGGTCGCCGTCGTGACCGGGGCATCCAGGGGCATCGGCCGGGCCATCGCCCTGCGGCTGGCACGAGACGGGGCCTTGGTCTGCGTCAACTACCGGAGCAACGCCGAGGCGGCCCAGGCCGTCGTCGGGGAGGTCGAGGCGGCCGGCGGCGAGGCGTTCGCCCTGCCGGCCGACGTGGGATCGGTCGAGCAGGTCGGCCGGTTCTTCGAGGCGCTCGACGCCGAGCTGGACGCCCGCCGGGGCGACCGCCGGTTCGACATCCTGGTCAACAACGCCGGGATCGCAGAGATCATCCCGGTGAGCACGACCACCGAGAAGGCGTTCGACCGGGTCTTCGCCACGAACGTCAAGGGGCCGTTCTTCGTCACCCAGCAGGCCCTCCCCCGCCTGCGGGACGGCGGCCGGGTCATCAACGTCTCGTCGAACCTCTCCCGCAACCCGATGCCGATGGCGATGGCCTACTGCATGACCAAGGCGGCGATCGACAACTTCACCGTCGGCCTGGCGATCGAACTCGGCCGGCGGGGCATCACGGTCAACACGCTGGCCCCCGGCCTGACGGCCACCGACCTGAACGCCCCGATGCGGGACGACCCGAAGCTCGTCGAGATCTACTCGGCCATGACGGCGCTGGGGCGAATCGGCGAGGCCGGGGACATCGCCAGGGCGGCGGCGTTCCTGGCCTCCGACGACTCGGCCTGGGTGACCGGGCAATACCTGGAGGCCAGCGGCGGGCTCGGCCTGGTGGCCCCCGGTCACGGCTGA
- a CDS encoding DUF6928 family protein, with protein MGWKASCILVNERGPGYLGTMPPHEPVRARKLIAGLGLGPHRSRGMTTLDRGIYPEHLVVGAYDGAAVIGHPEIGDCCLDSGADPLTARILAAFPEAAVLRVGLHSVVNLWSYAYFGAGRLLRAYGGCADKGVMLDVGDLLPEERPHFERSVVRDGERFFSAEVGGQMEEFDASAYGEELAFEVMGRFFGCRPDRADSGADPLELPMESFEREKARWWSFGKG; from the coding sequence ATGGGCTGGAAGGCGTCGTGCATCCTGGTCAACGAGCGTGGTCCGGGCTACCTGGGCACGATGCCGCCGCACGAGCCCGTTCGTGCCCGGAAGTTGATCGCCGGGCTGGGGCTCGGCCCGCATCGCAGCCGGGGGATGACGACCCTCGACCGGGGGATCTACCCGGAACATCTCGTCGTGGGTGCCTACGACGGGGCTGCGGTCATCGGCCATCCCGAGATCGGCGACTGCTGCCTGGACTCCGGGGCCGACCCGCTGACGGCCCGGATCTTGGCGGCCTTCCCGGAGGCGGCGGTCCTGCGGGTCGGCCTGCACAGCGTCGTCAACCTCTGGAGCTACGCCTACTTCGGGGCGGGCAGGCTGCTGCGAGCCTACGGCGGCTGTGCCGACAAGGGGGTCATGCTGGACGTGGGCGACCTGCTGCCCGAGGAGCGGCCACACTTCGAGCGGTCCGTGGTCCGGGACGGCGAGCGGTTCTTCTCCGCCGAGGTCGGCGGGCAGATGGAGGAGTTCGACGCCTCGGCCTACGGGGAGGAACTCGCCTTCGAGGTGATGGGACGGTTCTTCGGCTGCCGCCCGGATCGGGCCGACTCGGGGGCGGACCCGCTGGAGTTGCCGATGGAGTCATTCGAGCGAGAGAAGGCGAGGTGGTGGTCCTTCGGGAAGGGATGA
- a CDS encoding pyridoxamine 5'-phosphate oxidase family protein, whose protein sequence is MGKVYDGIDDRLADFLVRQHVFFVGTSPTDPDGHLNVSPKGLDTFRLLGPRSVAYLDLTGSGIETVAHLRDNGRITLMFCAFEGRPLIVRLYGRGRVVEPGDGEWGGLIARFPEYPGVRSVIVVEVERVADSCGYAVPLYEYRGERSQLIAYAEKKGPEGMEQYKARKNRASIDGLAGLRMDRLADQGATGT, encoded by the coding sequence ATGGGCAAGGTGTACGACGGGATCGACGATCGGCTGGCGGACTTCCTCGTTCGACAGCACGTCTTCTTCGTGGGGACGTCCCCGACCGACCCGGACGGCCACCTGAACGTCTCGCCCAAGGGCCTGGACACTTTCCGCCTCCTCGGACCTCGCTCGGTGGCCTACCTCGACCTGACCGGCAGCGGCATCGAGACGGTCGCCCACCTACGGGACAACGGCCGGATCACCCTGATGTTCTGCGCCTTCGAGGGTCGCCCGCTAATCGTGCGGCTCTATGGGAGGGGCCGGGTCGTGGAGCCCGGCGACGGCGAGTGGGGCGGGCTGATCGCCCGGTTCCCGGAGTATCCGGGTGTACGGTCGGTAATCGTGGTCGAGGTCGAGCGGGTCGCCGACTCGTGCGGCTACGCCGTGCCGCTCTACGAGTACCGGGGCGAGCGTTCCCAGCTGATCGCCTACGCCGAGAAGAAGGGGCCGGAGGGCATGGAGCAGTACAAGGCCCGGAAGAACCGGGCGAGCATCGACGGGCTCGCCGGGCTGAGGATGGACCGCCTCGCCGACCAAGGGGCGACCGGGACATGA
- a CDS encoding methyltransferase family protein, with amino-acid sequence MAMILRALMVEFLLAAILFASAGRIDLPWLWAVLALHATMLLAGIPFMDPDLRKERVRPGPGGRSRQVRWLALPMILAHLVVAGLDVGRFGWSGPIPAVVQAVALAGYAAGMGLSLWAMAANRFFSPVVRIQAERGHRLVSSGPYARLRHPGYTGLIVGSLCGGVALGSWWSLVPLAPLVGMFLWRTAMEDRFLHEGLEGYAGYARRVRYRLMPGLW; translated from the coding sequence ATGGCGATGATCTTGCGGGCCTTGATGGTGGAGTTCCTCCTGGCGGCGATTCTGTTCGCCTCGGCCGGCCGCATCGACCTGCCCTGGCTCTGGGCCGTACTCGCCCTCCATGCCACGATGCTGCTGGCCGGCATCCCCTTCATGGACCCCGACCTCCGCAAGGAGCGAGTGCGGCCGGGGCCGGGAGGCCGGAGCCGCCAGGTGCGATGGCTCGCCCTGCCGATGATCCTGGCCCATCTCGTCGTGGCTGGGCTCGATGTGGGCCGCTTCGGCTGGTCCGGCCCCATCCCCGCCGTCGTGCAAGCCGTCGCCCTGGCCGGCTACGCCGCCGGGATGGGGCTCTCTCTCTGGGCCATGGCCGCCAACCGCTTCTTCTCGCCGGTGGTCCGCATCCAGGCCGAGCGGGGCCACCGGCTCGTCAGCTCCGGCCCCTACGCCCGCCTGCGCCACCCCGGCTACACGGGGCTGATCGTCGGCTCGCTGTGCGGGGGCGTGGCGCTGGGCTCGTGGTGGTCGCTGGTGCCGCTGGCCCCCCTCGTCGGGATGTTCCTCTGGCGCACGGCGATGGAGGACCGCTTCCTGCACGAGGGCCTGGAGGGCTACGCCGGCTACGCCCGGCGGGTGCGGTATCGCCTGATGCCGGGGCTGTGGTGA
- a CDS encoding DUF3137 domain-containing protein — translation MSREREGTAMGWFGPSKDEVWRRLGEEIDADFIDGGFWKGSKVQAHVGPWTVTLDTFTVSTGKSHVTYTRMRAPYVNPEGLRFTVYRKGLFSELGKLLGMQDIEVGDPEFDEAFIVKGTDESRVRELFSDPEVRALALLQPKIRLTVKDSEGWFGPSFPEGVDELHFQVVGVIKEVDRLKGLFELFAAVLDRLCRIGSAHEQEPGVSL, via the coding sequence ATGTCGAGAGAACGGGAGGGCACGGCGATGGGCTGGTTCGGGCCGAGCAAGGACGAGGTGTGGCGACGGTTGGGCGAGGAGATCGACGCCGACTTCATCGACGGCGGCTTCTGGAAGGGCAGCAAGGTCCAGGCCCACGTCGGCCCCTGGACGGTGACGCTCGATACCTTCACGGTCTCGACGGGCAAGTCGCACGTCACCTACACCCGGATGCGTGCCCCCTACGTCAACCCGGAGGGGCTCCGGTTCACCGTCTACCGCAAGGGCCTCTTCAGCGAGCTGGGCAAGCTGCTGGGCATGCAGGACATCGAGGTCGGCGACCCCGAGTTCGACGAGGCGTTCATCGTCAAGGGGACCGACGAGTCGAGGGTCCGGGAGCTGTTCTCCGACCCGGAGGTCCGGGCGCTGGCCCTGTTGCAGCCGAAGATCCGACTGACGGTCAAGGACAGCGAGGGGTGGTTCGGCCCGTCGTTCCCCGAGGGGGTGGACGAGCTGCACTTCCAGGTCGTCGGCGTGATCAAGGAGGTGGACCGGCTCAAGGGCCTGTTCGAGCTGTTCGCCGCCGTGCTGGACCGGCTCTGCCGCATCGGGTCGGCCCACGAGCAGGAGCCGGGGGTGTCCCTCTGA